From a single Serratia surfactantfaciens genomic region:
- the yajC gene encoding preprotein translocase subunit YajC gives MSFFISDAVASAGAPAQGSPYSLIIMLVVFGLIFYFMILRPQQKRAKDHKKLMDSIGKGDEVLTTGGLIGRVTKVADTGIIAIALNDTTEVMIKRDFVAAVLPKGTMKAL, from the coding sequence ATGAGCTTTTTCATTTCTGACGCCGTCGCATCCGCAGGGGCTCCGGCTCAGGGAAGCCCGTACTCTCTGATCATTATGCTGGTGGTGTTCGGCCTGATCTTCTACTTCATGATCCTGCGCCCACAGCAGAAACGCGCGAAAGATCACAAGAAGCTGATGGACTCCATCGGTAAAGGCGACGAAGTGCTGACCACCGGCGGCCTGATCGGTCGCGTGACCAAAGTGGCCGACACCGGCATCATCGCCATCGCGCTGAACGACACCACGGAAGTGATGATCAAGCGTGACTTCGTGGCGGCCGTTCTGCCGAAAGGTACCATGAAGGCCCTGTAA
- the secD gene encoding protein translocase subunit SecD, with translation MLNRYPLWKYLMLIVVILVGLLYALPNIYGEDPAVQITGARGVAASETTLDQVRTVLEKDNIASKSIALENGAILARFKDSDVQLRAREALMTELGDKFVVALNLAPATPTWLAMLGAEPMKLGLDLRGGVHFLMEVDMDTALSKLQEQTMDTLRSELREKGIPYASIRKLDNNGVEVRFRDDAARDQAISYIGPRQRDLVLSANGANTMKASLTDARLSEAREYAVQQNITILRNRVNQLGVAEPLVQRQGSDRIVVELPGIQDTARAKEILGATATLEFRLVNTNADATAAANGRVPGDSEVKYTRDGQPIVLYKRVILTGDHITDSTSSTDEYNQPQVNISLDSAGGTSMSNFTKDNIGKPMATLFVEYKDSGKKDANGRAVLVKQEEVINVANIQSRLGNSFRITGIGNPNEARQLSLLLRAGALIAPIQIVEERTIGPTLGQQNITQGLEACLWGLVASIVFMVVWYRKFGVIATTALVANLVLIVGVMSLLPGATLTMPGIAGIVLTLAVAVDANVLINERIKEELKNGRSVQQAIHEGYKGAFSSIVDANITTLITAVILYAVGTGSIKGFAITTAIGVATSMFTAIVGTRAIVNLLYGGKRINKLSI, from the coding sequence GTGCTAAACCGTTATCCTTTGTGGAAGTATCTGATGTTGATCGTCGTGATCCTCGTCGGTCTGCTTTATGCGCTTCCCAACATCTACGGTGAGGATCCGGCCGTACAAATCACTGGCGCGCGCGGTGTCGCCGCCAGTGAAACTACGCTGGACCAGGTCCGTACCGTATTAGAAAAAGACAACATCGCGAGCAAGTCGATTGCGCTGGAAAACGGCGCCATCCTGGCTCGCTTTAAAGATTCCGACGTTCAGCTGCGCGCCCGTGAAGCGCTGATGACCGAGCTGGGTGACAAATTCGTCGTGGCGCTGAACCTGGCGCCGGCCACGCCGACCTGGCTGGCCATGCTGGGCGCTGAGCCGATGAAACTCGGCCTGGACCTGCGCGGCGGCGTGCACTTCCTGATGGAAGTGGACATGGACACCGCGCTGAGCAAGCTGCAGGAACAGACCATGGATACCCTGCGCAGCGAGCTGCGTGAGAAGGGCATTCCTTACGCGTCTATCCGCAAGCTGGACAACAACGGCGTGGAAGTTCGTTTCCGCGACGATGCGGCCCGCGACCAGGCCATTAGCTACATCGGCCCGCGTCAGCGCGATCTGGTGCTGTCCGCCAACGGCGCCAACACCATGAAAGCCAGCCTGACGGACGCCCGTCTGAGCGAAGCGCGCGAATACGCCGTCCAGCAGAACATCACTATCCTGCGTAATCGCGTCAACCAGCTCGGCGTCGCCGAACCGCTGGTGCAGCGCCAGGGCTCCGACCGCATCGTGGTCGAGCTGCCGGGCATTCAGGACACCGCGCGCGCCAAAGAAATTCTGGGCGCCACCGCGACCCTGGAATTCCGTCTGGTGAACACCAATGCGGACGCCACTGCGGCGGCCAACGGCCGCGTGCCGGGCGATTCCGAGGTGAAGTACACCCGTGACGGCCAGCCGATCGTGCTGTACAAGCGCGTGATCCTGACCGGTGACCACATCACCGACTCCACCTCGAGCACCGACGAATACAACCAGCCGCAGGTTAACATCTCGCTGGACAGCGCCGGCGGCACGTCCATGTCCAACTTCACCAAGGACAACATCGGCAAGCCGATGGCGACCCTGTTCGTGGAGTATAAGGACAGCGGCAAGAAAGACGCCAACGGTCGCGCGGTGCTGGTGAAACAGGAAGAAGTGATCAACGTGGCGAACATTCAGTCGCGTCTGGGCAACAGCTTCCGTATCACCGGTATCGGCAACCCGAACGAAGCGCGTCAGCTTTCGCTGCTGCTGCGCGCGGGGGCACTGATCGCGCCGATTCAGATCGTTGAAGAGCGCACCATCGGTCCAACCCTGGGTCAGCAGAACATTACCCAAGGCCTGGAAGCCTGTCTGTGGGGCCTGGTGGCATCCATCGTCTTCATGGTGGTCTGGTACCGTAAATTCGGCGTGATCGCCACCACGGCGCTGGTCGCCAACCTGGTGCTGATCGTCGGCGTGATGTCCCTGTTGCCGGGGGCGACGCTGACCATGCCGGGTATTGCCGGGATCGTGTTGACGCTGGCGGTGGCGGTCGACGCCAACGTACTGATTAACGAACGTATCAAGGAAGAGCTGAAGAACGGCAGGTCCGTTCAGCAGGCGATCCATGAGGGCTATAAAGGCGCGTTCTCCAGTATCGTCGACGCCAACATCACCACCCTGATCACCGCGGTCATCCTGTACGCAGTCGGCACCGGTTCGATCAAGGGCTTTGCGATCACCACCGCGATCGGTGTGGCGACGTCCATGTTCACCGCGATTGTCGGTACCCGTGCCATCGTCAACCTGCTTTACGGCGGCAAACGCATTAACAAGCTGTCTATCTGA
- the secF gene encoding protein translocase subunit SecF, giving the protein MAQDYTVEQLNYGRKVYDFMRWDYVAFGISLVLLVASIATMSVRGFNWGLDFTGGTVIEINLEKPANLDLMRDTLEKAGFQDPIIQNFGSSRDVMVRMPPATGTAGQELGNKVIGVINDSVDKNATVKRIEFVGPSVGSELAQTGGMALLVALICILIYVGFRFEWRLALGAVIALAHDVIITLGVLSLFHIEIDLTIVASLMSVIGYSLNDSIVVSDRIRENFRKIRRGTPYEIMNVSLTQTLSRTLMTSGTTLMVVLMLYIFGGAMLQGFSLAMLIGVSIGTVSSIYVASALALKLGMKREHMLQQKVEKEGADQPSILP; this is encoded by the coding sequence GTGGCACAGGATTATACTGTTGAGCAACTCAACTACGGCCGTAAAGTCTACGACTTTATGCGCTGGGACTACGTGGCCTTCGGCATCTCGTTGGTGCTGTTGGTCGCGTCGATCGCCACCATGTCGGTGCGCGGCTTTAACTGGGGTCTGGATTTCACCGGCGGTACGGTGATTGAAATCAACCTGGAGAAGCCGGCTAACCTTGACCTGATGCGCGATACGCTGGAGAAGGCCGGGTTCCAGGATCCGATCATCCAGAACTTCGGCAGCAGCCGCGACGTGATGGTGCGCATGCCACCGGCGACCGGCACCGCAGGCCAGGAGCTGGGTAACAAGGTGATCGGCGTGATCAACGACTCGGTGGATAAGAACGCCACCGTGAAGCGCATCGAGTTCGTCGGCCCGAGCGTGGGCAGCGAACTGGCGCAAACCGGCGGCATGGCGCTGCTGGTGGCGTTGATCTGTATCCTGATCTACGTCGGTTTCCGCTTCGAATGGCGCCTGGCGCTGGGGGCGGTTATCGCGCTGGCGCACGACGTGATCATCACGCTGGGCGTGCTGTCGCTGTTCCACATCGAGATTGACCTGACCATCGTCGCTTCCCTGATGTCGGTTATCGGTTACTCGCTGAACGACAGCATCGTGGTATCCGACCGTATTCGTGAGAACTTCCGCAAGATCCGCCGCGGCACGCCTTACGAGATCATGAACGTGTCGTTGACCCAGACGCTGAGCCGTACGCTGATGACCTCCGGGACCACCCTGATGGTGGTGCTGATGCTGTACATCTTCGGCGGCGCGATGCTGCAAGGCTTCTCGCTGGCGATGCTGATCGGCGTGTCGATCGGTACCGTTTCCTCTATCTACGTCGCGTCCGCGCTGGCGTTGAAACTGGGGATGAAACGCGAACACATGCTGCAGCAAAAAGTGGAAAAAGAGGGCGCCGATCAGCCTTCGATTCTGCCTTAA
- a CDS encoding DUF3251 domain-containing protein: MTTRYPKIGLLAIALLLAGCAHNPAVPQLRHQVAALNQKVSVLTDQTTALERQNLLNQHSDNGVYLLPAARSAARLQSGIGELSVSLSHIKSEANGTQAQLHVRILSQATLPPFKAVVEWGQLDEATGRPLTAEALSQPIASADSLLPKPGQDFELRFSGLTPEQLGYIRLHSLVSTAQPAVVQPR; the protein is encoded by the coding sequence ATGACAACCCGTTACCCCAAAATCGGCCTGCTCGCCATCGCCCTGTTGTTGGCGGGCTGCGCGCACAACCCCGCCGTGCCACAGCTGCGCCATCAGGTCGCCGCACTGAACCAGAAAGTGAGCGTGCTGACCGACCAAACCACCGCGCTGGAGCGACAGAATCTGCTCAATCAGCACTCCGACAACGGCGTCTACCTGCTGCCGGCGGCCCGCAGCGCCGCCCGTTTGCAAAGCGGCATCGGCGAGCTGAGCGTTTCACTGAGCCACATCAAGAGCGAAGCCAACGGCACGCAGGCGCAACTACATGTGCGCATCCTCTCACAGGCCACGCTGCCGCCGTTCAAAGCGGTGGTGGAATGGGGCCAGTTGGACGAGGCTACCGGCCGGCCGTTGACCGCCGAGGCGCTGTCGCAACCGATCGCCAGCGCCGACTCGCTGCTGCCGAAACCCGGCCAGGACTTCGAGCTGCGCTTCAGCGGCCTGACGCCGGAACAATTGGGCTACATCCGTCTGCACAGCCTGGTTTCGACCGCCCAGCCGGCGGTGGTGCAGCCGCGCTGA
- the nrdR gene encoding transcriptional regulator NrdR gives MHCPFCAAVDTKVIDSRLVGDGSQVRRRRQCLVCNERFTTFEVAELVMPRVIKSDEVREPFNEDKLRRGMLKALEKRPVSSDDVENALNHIKSQLRATGEREVPTKLVGNLVMDALKKLDKVAYIRFASVYRSFEDVREFGEEIARLQD, from the coding sequence ATGCATTGCCCTTTCTGCGCCGCCGTTGATACCAAAGTCATTGATTCCCGCCTGGTGGGGGACGGTTCGCAAGTGCGCCGCCGCCGCCAGTGTCTGGTGTGCAATGAACGCTTCACCACCTTCGAGGTGGCCGAGTTGGTGATGCCGCGAGTGATTAAAAGCGATGAGGTGCGCGAGCCGTTCAACGAAGACAAGCTGCGTCGCGGCATGCTGAAAGCGCTGGAGAAGCGCCCGGTAAGCTCGGACGACGTGGAAAACGCCCTTAACCATATCAAATCCCAACTGCGCGCCACCGGCGAACGCGAAGTGCCGACCAAATTAGTCGGCAATCTGGTGATGGACGCGTTGAAAAAGCTGGATAAGGTGGCCTACATTCGCTTTGCGTCGGTATACCGCAGCTTCGAAGACGTGCGCGAGTTCGGCGAAGAGATCGCCCGCCTGCAAGACTAA
- the ribD gene encoding bifunctional diaminohydroxyphosphoribosylaminopyrimidine deaminase/5-amino-6-(5-phosphoribosylamino)uracil reductase RibD, producing the protein MHHDEFYMARAFELARLGRFTTAPNPNVGCVIVRDGEIVGEGYHLRAGEPHAEVHALRMAGDKARGATAYVTLEPCSHHGRTPPCADALVAAGVTRVVAAMQDPNPQVAGRGLYKLQQAGVEVRHGLMLAEAEAVNLGFLKRMRTGFPYVQLKLGASLDGRTAMASGESQWITSPEARQDVQRLRAQSAAILSTSATVLADDPSLTVRWDELDAETQRLYPRENLRQPLRILLDSQNRITPQHRVVQQPGATWLARLQADEQAWPQDVEQFICPAHGGGVDLVVMMMLLAKRQVNSIWVEAGATLAGALLQAGLVDELILYIAPKLLGDNGRGLCHLPGLERLADAPEFVFSDVRQVGPDLRLRLRAKH; encoded by the coding sequence ATGCATCACGACGAATTTTACATGGCGCGCGCCTTCGAGCTGGCGCGGCTGGGGCGTTTCACCACTGCGCCTAATCCGAACGTCGGCTGCGTTATCGTGCGCGACGGCGAAATTGTCGGTGAAGGCTATCATCTGCGCGCCGGCGAGCCGCACGCGGAAGTGCATGCGCTGCGCATGGCGGGCGACAAGGCGCGCGGCGCCACCGCCTATGTCACGCTCGAACCGTGCAGCCATCACGGCCGCACGCCGCCCTGCGCCGATGCGCTGGTGGCCGCCGGCGTGACGCGGGTGGTCGCGGCGATGCAAGATCCCAATCCGCAGGTGGCGGGGCGCGGGCTGTACAAGCTGCAGCAGGCCGGCGTCGAGGTGCGTCATGGCCTGATGCTGGCCGAAGCCGAAGCGGTCAACCTGGGCTTCCTCAAACGCATGCGCACCGGTTTCCCCTATGTACAGCTGAAGCTGGGCGCGTCGCTGGACGGCCGCACGGCGATGGCCTCCGGCGAAAGCCAGTGGATCACTTCACCTGAAGCGCGTCAGGACGTGCAGCGCCTGCGCGCGCAAAGCGCCGCGATTCTCAGCACCAGCGCCACCGTGCTGGCGGACGATCCGTCGCTGACGGTGCGTTGGGATGAGCTGGACGCCGAAACCCAGCGCCTCTATCCGCGCGAAAATCTGCGTCAGCCGCTGCGCATCCTGCTGGACAGCCAGAATCGCATTACCCCGCAACACCGCGTGGTGCAGCAGCCGGGCGCCACCTGGCTGGCGCGCCTGCAGGCGGATGAACAGGCCTGGCCGCAAGACGTCGAGCAGTTCATCTGCCCGGCGCACGGCGGCGGGGTCGATCTGGTGGTGATGATGATGCTGTTGGCCAAGCGCCAGGTGAATTCAATCTGGGTGGAGGCGGGGGCGACGCTGGCCGGTGCGCTGCTGCAGGCCGGCCTGGTGGATGAGCTCATTTTGTACATCGCGCCAAAACTGTTGGGCGATAATGGCCGCGGCCTGTGTCATTTGCCGGGCCTGGAGCGTTTGGCCGACGCGCCGGAATTCGTCTTTAGCGACGTGCGGCAGGTTGGCCCCGATCTGCGTTTGCGCCTGCGGGCGAAACACTGA
- the ribE gene encoding 6,7-dimethyl-8-ribityllumazine synthase: MKVIEGVVATPNARVAIAIARFNNFINDSLLEGAIDALKRIGQVADDNITVVWVPGAYELPLTASVLAKTGKYDAVIALGTVIRGGTAHFEYVAGEASSGIGNVAMNAEIPVAFGVLTTESIEQAIERAGTKAGNKGAEAALTALEMINVIKAIKA; this comes from the coding sequence ATGAAAGTTATCGAAGGTGTTGTTGCTACTCCAAATGCCCGTGTGGCGATCGCAATTGCACGTTTTAACAATTTCATCAACGACAGCCTGCTGGAAGGTGCCATCGACGCGCTGAAACGCATTGGTCAGGTTGCTGACGACAACATCACCGTTGTCTGGGTCCCGGGCGCTTACGAGCTGCCGTTGACGGCGAGCGTATTGGCCAAAACCGGCAAATACGACGCGGTTATCGCGCTGGGCACCGTTATCCGTGGGGGCACCGCGCACTTCGAATATGTGGCGGGCGAAGCCAGCTCCGGCATCGGCAACGTTGCGATGAATGCCGAAATCCCGGTTGCCTTTGGCGTGTTGACTACCGAAAGCATCGAACAGGCGATCGAACGCGCCGGCACCAAAGCGGGCAACAAAGGCGCTGAAGCTGCGCTGACCGCACTTGAAATGATTAATGTTATCAAAGCTATTAAAGCCTGA
- the nusB gene encoding transcription antitermination factor NusB: MKPAARRRARECAVQALYSWQLSKNDLADVEHQFLTEQDVKDVDVAYFRELLSGAAVNAGMLDELMAPYLSRQLEELGQVERAVLRGALFELKMREDVPYKVAINEAIELAKTFGAEDSHKFVNGVLDKVAPTLRKKK, encoded by the coding sequence GTGAAACCTGCTGCTCGTCGCCGCGCTCGTGAGTGCGCTGTTCAAGCGCTTTACTCTTGGCAGTTGTCTAAAAACGACCTTGCCGATGTTGAACACCAGTTCCTGACGGAGCAGGATGTCAAAGATGTTGACGTCGCCTATTTTCGCGAGTTGCTGTCCGGCGCGGCAGTGAATGCAGGTATGCTGGACGAACTGATGGCGCCATACCTGTCGCGTCAGCTCGAAGAGCTGGGCCAGGTGGAGCGCGCAGTGCTGCGCGGCGCGCTGTTTGAACTGAAAATGCGCGAGGATGTCCCTTACAAGGTGGCGATCAACGAAGCGATCGAACTGGCGAAAACCTTCGGCGCGGAAGACAGCCACAAGTTTGTGAACGGGGTGCTGGATAAAGTGGCGCCAACCCTTCGCAAGAAAAAGTAA
- the thiL gene encoding thiamine-phosphate kinase yields the protein MACGEFDLIARYFDRFKRVRRDVQLGIGDDCALLAVPEKQLVAVSTDTLVAGIHFLPDIDPADLGYKALAVNLSDLAAMGADPAWLSLALTLPEVDEPWLKAFSDSLFDQLNYYGMQLIGGDTTRGPLSMTLTIQGLIPAGRALTRSGARIGDWIYVTGTLGDSAAGLAILQDRLAVTDTAARDYLIARHLRPQPRVLQGQALRDLASSAIDISDGLISDLKHILKASDCGARIVLDELPMSQALSSHADAEQALRWALAGGEDYELCFTVPEINRGALEVALSHLGADYTCIGQIGPLSEGIRYYRNDEAVELGWVGFDHFNAEPGNHG from the coding sequence ATGGCATGCGGCGAATTTGACCTCATTGCCCGCTATTTTGACCGGTTTAAGCGCGTGCGCCGGGATGTACAGTTGGGCATTGGAGATGACTGCGCACTGCTGGCAGTGCCGGAAAAACAGCTGGTGGCCGTCAGTACCGATACGCTGGTGGCGGGCATTCACTTCCTGCCGGACATCGATCCGGCCGATCTTGGTTACAAAGCACTGGCGGTCAATCTCAGCGATCTGGCGGCGATGGGCGCCGATCCTGCGTGGCTTTCGCTGGCCCTGACGCTGCCGGAGGTGGACGAACCCTGGCTGAAGGCCTTCAGCGACAGCCTGTTCGATCAGCTCAACTATTACGGCATGCAGCTGATCGGCGGTGATACCACGCGCGGCCCGCTGAGCATGACCTTGACCATTCAGGGGCTGATCCCGGCCGGCCGGGCGCTGACCCGCAGCGGTGCGCGCATCGGCGACTGGATCTACGTGACCGGCACGCTGGGCGACAGCGCCGCCGGTTTGGCGATCCTGCAGGATCGTCTGGCGGTGACGGATACGGCGGCGCGCGATTACCTGATCGCTCGCCATCTGCGCCCGCAGCCGCGGGTGTTGCAGGGGCAGGCGCTGCGCGATCTGGCCAGCTCGGCGATCGACATCTCCGACGGCCTGATCTCCGATCTGAAACACATCCTGAAGGCCAGCGACTGTGGCGCACGCATCGTGCTGGACGAGCTGCCGATGTCGCAGGCGCTGAGCAGCCACGCGGATGCCGAGCAGGCGCTGCGTTGGGCGCTGGCGGGCGGCGAAGATTACGAGCTGTGCTTCACCGTGCCGGAAATCAACCGCGGCGCGTTGGAAGTGGCGCTGAGCCATCTCGGGGCCGACTACACCTGTATCGGCCAGATTGGCCCGCTGTCTGAAGGCATTCGCTATTATCGCAACGACGAGGCGGTGGAGCTGGGCTGGGTCGGGTTCGACCATTTCAATGCGGAGCCGGGCAACCATGGATGA
- the pgpA gene encoding phosphatidylglycerophosphatase A, which translates to MDEAKRRLRMSNPWHLLATGFGSGLSPIMPGTMGSLAAIPFWLLLIQLPWQLYSLAVMFSICIGVYICHRTAKDMKVHDHGSIVWDEFVGMWITLMALPVNDWRWVAAGFVIFRILDMWKPWPIRWFDRNVHGGMGIMVDDIIAGVLSAGIIYLIGHHWPIGLF; encoded by the coding sequence ATGGATGAAGCCAAGCGTCGGCTGCGGATGAGCAATCCGTGGCACCTGCTGGCCACCGGCTTCGGCAGCGGTTTGTCGCCGATCATGCCGGGCACCATGGGATCGCTGGCGGCGATCCCGTTCTGGCTGTTGCTGATCCAACTGCCGTGGCAGCTCTACTCGCTGGCGGTGATGTTCAGCATCTGCATCGGCGTCTATATTTGCCATCGCACGGCGAAAGACATGAAGGTGCACGATCACGGCAGCATCGTCTGGGATGAGTTCGTCGGCATGTGGATCACGCTGATGGCGCTGCCGGTCAACGACTGGCGCTGGGTCGCCGCCGGTTTCGTCATCTTCCGCATTTTGGACATGTGGAAGCCGTGGCCGATCCGCTGGTTCGATCGCAACGTGCATGGCGGCATGGGCATCATGGTCGACGACATCATCGCCGGCGTGTTGTCCGCCGGCATCATCTACCTGATTGGGCACCACTGGCCGATCGGGTTGTTCTGA
- a CDS encoding aldo/keto reductase: MKYLKLGNTDLNVSRICLGCMTYGEPNRGNHAWTLPEESSRPLLKQALEAGINFFDTANSYSDGSSEEILGRALRDYARREDVMVATKVYFPLSNLKRGLSRANIMQSIDDSLRRLGTDYVDLLQIHRWDYETPLEETLEALHEVVKAGKARYIGASSMYAWQFAKALYTADLHGWTRFVSMQDQYNLIQREEEREMHPLCAAEGIAVLPWSPLARGRLTRPWGETTARLVSDQFGKSLYEETEGIDAIIAERVASLAEERGVSRAQIALAWLLNKPAVSAPIVGASRSEQLDDAIAAVDLSLSPQEVAELETAYVPHRVTGFE; this comes from the coding sequence ATGAAGTACCTGAAACTGGGCAACACCGATCTGAACGTCTCACGCATCTGCCTGGGTTGCATGACCTATGGCGAACCGAACCGCGGCAATCACGCCTGGACGCTGCCGGAAGAGAGCAGCCGCCCGCTGCTGAAACAGGCGCTGGAAGCCGGCATCAACTTTTTCGACACCGCCAACAGCTATTCCGACGGCAGCAGCGAGGAGATCCTCGGCCGGGCGCTGCGCGACTATGCCCGGCGCGAAGACGTGATGGTCGCCACCAAGGTCTATTTCCCGCTGAGCAATCTGAAGCGCGGTTTATCGCGCGCCAACATCATGCAGTCCATCGACGACAGTCTGCGGCGCCTGGGCACCGACTATGTCGATTTGCTGCAAATCCACCGCTGGGATTACGAAACGCCGCTGGAAGAGACGCTGGAAGCGCTGCACGAGGTGGTGAAAGCCGGTAAGGCGCGTTACATCGGCGCCTCCTCGATGTACGCCTGGCAGTTCGCCAAGGCGCTGTACACCGCCGATCTGCACGGCTGGACGCGCTTCGTCAGCATGCAGGATCAATACAACCTGATCCAGCGCGAAGAAGAGCGCGAAATGCACCCGCTGTGCGCCGCCGAAGGCATCGCCGTGCTGCCGTGGAGCCCGCTGGCGCGCGGCCGCCTGACCCGCCCCTGGGGCGAAACCACCGCGCGGCTGGTTTCCGACCAGTTCGGCAAGAGCCTGTATGAGGAAACCGAAGGCATCGACGCCATCATCGCCGAACGCGTCGCCAGCCTCGCCGAAGAACGCGGCGTCTCGCGGGCGCAGATCGCACTGGCCTGGCTGCTGAACAAACCGGCGGTCAGCGCGCCGATCGTCGGCGCCTCGCGCAGCGAACAGCTGGACGACGCCATCGCCGCGGTCGATTTGAGTTTGTCGCCGCAAGAGGTGGCAGAACTGGAGACGGCTTACGTGCCGCATCGGGTGACGGGGTTTGAATAA
- the dxs gene encoding 1-deoxy-D-xylulose-5-phosphate synthase, with the protein MSLDIAKYPTLALAENPEELRSLPKESLPKLCDELRQYLLNSVSRSSGHFASGLGTVELTVALHFVYNTPFDHLVWDVGHQAYPHKILTGRRDRIATIRQKNGLHPFPWRAESEYDVLSVGHSSTSISAGLGMAVAAEREGKGRRTVCVIGDGAITAGMAFEAMNHAGDINPDMLVVLNDNEMSISENVGALNNHLAQLLSGKLYSTLREGGKKVLAGVPPIKELVKRTEEHLKGMVVPGTLFEELGFNYIGPVDGHDVQGLVATLKNMRDLKGPQLLHIMTKKGRGYAPAEKDPISFHAVPKFDPASGTLPKSAGGLPTYSKIFGDWLCETAAKDSSLMAITPAMREGSGMVQFSRDYPQQYFDVAIAEQHAVTFAAGLAIGGYKPVVAIYSTFLQRAYDQLIHDVAIQNLPVMFAIDRGGIVGADGQTHQGAFDLSFMRCIPTMVIMTPSDENECRQMLYTGYHYNAGPSAVRYPRGTGTGAALEPLSLLPIGKGVVRRQGEKIAILNFGTLLPEATQAAEALNATLVDMRFVKPLDEQLVLELAASHETLVTLEENAIMGGAGSGVNELLMAKRRPVPVLNLGLPDSFVSQGTQEELRTDLGLDAAGIQRQIETWLAQ; encoded by the coding sequence ATGAGTCTTGATATAGCCAAATACCCAACCCTGGCGCTAGCGGAAAACCCCGAGGAACTCCGTTCGCTGCCCAAAGAGAGCTTGCCGAAGCTGTGCGATGAGCTGCGGCAATACCTGCTGAACAGCGTCAGTCGTTCCAGCGGCCACTTTGCCTCCGGGCTGGGTACCGTCGAACTGACGGTGGCGTTGCATTTCGTCTACAACACGCCGTTCGATCATCTGGTGTGGGACGTCGGCCACCAGGCCTACCCGCACAAAATTCTGACCGGTCGCCGCGACCGCATCGCCACTATCCGGCAAAAGAACGGCCTGCACCCCTTCCCGTGGCGCGCCGAAAGCGAATACGACGTGCTGTCGGTCGGCCACTCGTCGACCTCGATCAGCGCCGGCCTCGGCATGGCGGTGGCGGCGGAGCGTGAGGGCAAGGGCCGCCGCACGGTGTGCGTGATCGGCGACGGTGCCATCACCGCCGGCATGGCGTTCGAAGCGATGAACCACGCCGGTGACATCAACCCGGACATGCTGGTGGTGCTGAACGACAACGAGATGTCGATCTCGGAAAACGTCGGCGCGCTGAACAACCATCTGGCGCAGCTGCTGTCCGGCAAACTTTACTCCACCCTGCGCGAAGGCGGCAAAAAAGTGCTGGCCGGCGTGCCGCCGATCAAGGAGCTGGTGAAACGCACCGAAGAGCACTTGAAAGGCATGGTGGTGCCTGGCACGCTGTTCGAAGAGCTGGGCTTCAACTACATCGGCCCGGTAGACGGGCACGACGTGCAAGGGCTGGTCGCCACGTTGAAAAACATGCGCGATCTGAAAGGCCCGCAGCTGTTGCACATCATGACCAAGAAAGGCCGCGGTTACGCGCCGGCGGAAAAGGACCCAATCAGCTTCCACGCGGTGCCGAAGTTCGATCCCGCCAGCGGCACGCTGCCGAAAAGCGCCGGCGGTCTGCCGACCTATTCGAAAATCTTCGGCGACTGGCTGTGTGAAACCGCCGCCAAAGACAGCTCGCTGATGGCGATCACCCCGGCGATGCGCGAAGGCTCCGGCATGGTGCAGTTCTCCCGCGACTATCCGCAGCAGTACTTCGACGTAGCGATCGCCGAGCAGCACGCGGTCACCTTCGCCGCCGGGTTGGCGATCGGCGGCTACAAGCCGGTGGTGGCGATCTACTCCACCTTCCTGCAGCGCGCCTACGATCAGTTGATCCACGACGTGGCGATCCAAAACCTGCCGGTGATGTTCGCCATCGATCGCGGCGGCATCGTCGGTGCCGACGGCCAGACCCACCAGGGGGCGTTTGATCTGTCGTTCATGCGCTGCATCCCGACCATGGTGATCATGACGCCGAGCGACGAGAACGAATGCCGCCAGATGCTGTATACCGGCTATCACTACAATGCCGGCCCGAGCGCCGTGCGTTATCCGCGCGGCACCGGTACCGGCGCGGCGCTGGAGCCGCTCAGCCTGCTGCCGATCGGCAAAGGCGTGGTGCGCCGCCAGGGGGAAAAGATCGCCATTCTCAACTTCGGCACCCTGCTGCCGGAGGCCACGCAAGCGGCGGAAGCGCTCAACGCCACGCTGGTCGACATGCGCTTCGTCAAACCGCTGGACGAGCAGCTGGTGCTCGAACTGGCTGCCAGCCATGAAACGCTGGTCACGCTGGAAGAGAACGCCATCATGGGCGGCGCCGGCAGCGGCGTCAACGAACTGCTGATGGCCAAACGCCGTCCGGTGCCGGTGCTGAACCTCGGCCTGCCGGACAGCTTCGTCTCGCAGGGCACCCAGGAAGAGCTGCGCACCGATCTGGGGCTGGACGCCGCCGGCATCCAACGCCAAATCGAAACCTGGCTGGCGCAGTAA